Proteins encoded within one genomic window of Arachis ipaensis cultivar K30076 chromosome B08, Araip1.1, whole genome shotgun sequence:
- the LOC107611926 gene encoding auxin-induced protein 6B: MQEDQNKKMKVKKGWLAVQVGLEDESEEGSTPQRFVIPISYLYHPLFKRLLDKAYEVYGYHTDGPLKLPCSVDDFLHLRWRIEKESNHHGAASHHNNHHSHHNHHRLPHALYNFHSC, encoded by the coding sequence ATGCAAGAGGATCAAAATAAGAAGATGAAAGTGAAGAAGGGTTGGCTTGCGGTTCAAGTTGGATTAGAAGATGAAAGTGAAGAAGGTTCAACACCTCAAAGATTTGTCATACCTATTTCATACCTTTACCATCCATTATTTAAGAGACTCCTAGACAAAGCTTATGAGGTTTATGGCTATCATACCGATGGTCCACTCAAGCTACCGTGTTCCGTCGACGACTTCCTTCATCTACGGTGGCGAATCGAGAAAGAATCTAATCATCATGGTGCTGCTAGTCACCATAACAACCATCATAGCCACCATAATCATCATCGCCTTCCTCATGCTTTGTATAATTTTCACTCTTGTTAA